A region of Pseudomonadota bacterium DNA encodes the following proteins:
- a CDS encoding Tex family protein gives MNETHIERIALELHLIPGQVKSVSLLLKEGATIPFIARYRKEATNSLDEVAITAIRDRLEQLAELDNRRDAIFRSLEERGLLNDELKEKLNKAETMTILEDIYLPFRPKRRTRAAIAREKGLEPLAQRLFAQDGIDPVNSDPFEEAKAFINPEKEVHSSDDALSGARDIMAEWISEDAEARAGIRGFFLQKSVFKSKVLPDKEEEGAKYRDYYDWEEPVNTAPSHRILAMRRGEKEGALTLRVVPPEQEAIAIIETLFIKRNDPGSNQVKQSLEDSCRRLLFPSIETEVRVITKDRADEDAIRVFAENLRQLLLAPPLGRKNVLAIDPGFRTGCKVVCLDSQGKLLQTNTIFPHQSEKEATRAGETVIELCRNFSVEAIAIGNGTAGRETETFLKRLKLPGEIPVIIVNESGASVYSASETAREEFPDYDITVRGAASIGRRLMDPLAELVKIDPKSIGVGQYQHDVDQRALKRGLDDVVTSCVNAVGVEVNTSSKQLLTYVSGLGPGLAKAIVGYRDEHGPFGSRKELKKVPRLGPKAFEQAAGFLRINGAKNPLDESAVHPESYPIVEAMAQDIKSSVKDLIRNETLRKQIDVNRYLTDTVGLPTLNDILNELAKPGRDPRDQFEAFAFTEGIEKIEDVKPGMRLPGIVTNITAFGAFVDIGVHQEGLVHISQLSNRFVKNPNEAVKVHQQVIVTVLDVDIGRKRISLSMKDNPLQTPQKHKR, from the coding sequence ATGAATGAAACCCATATTGAGCGAATTGCCCTTGAACTCCATCTGATACCAGGGCAAGTAAAGTCGGTATCCCTGCTTCTTAAAGAGGGAGCAACAATTCCCTTTATTGCCCGTTATCGAAAAGAAGCTACAAATTCACTTGATGAAGTGGCGATTACAGCAATCCGGGATCGTCTTGAACAACTGGCTGAACTGGACAACCGAAGAGACGCCATTTTTCGTTCTCTCGAAGAGAGAGGGCTTTTAAATGATGAATTGAAAGAAAAGCTCAATAAAGCCGAAACTATGACCATTCTGGAGGATATCTATCTCCCCTTCCGTCCAAAACGTAGAACACGTGCTGCCATTGCAAGGGAAAAGGGGCTTGAACCATTAGCACAGCGTCTTTTTGCACAGGATGGTATCGACCCGGTAAACTCAGACCCATTCGAAGAGGCAAAAGCATTTATAAATCCTGAAAAAGAAGTACATTCATCAGACGATGCCCTTTCGGGGGCGCGGGATATCATGGCGGAGTGGATCAGCGAAGACGCTGAGGCACGCGCCGGAATAAGAGGGTTTTTCCTTCAGAAGTCTGTATTCAAATCAAAAGTCTTACCTGATAAAGAGGAGGAAGGAGCCAAGTACAGGGATTATTACGACTGGGAAGAACCTGTCAATACCGCCCCTTCTCATCGGATCCTCGCAATGAGACGGGGAGAAAAGGAAGGTGCTCTGACGCTCCGCGTTGTTCCACCCGAGCAAGAGGCTATTGCCATTATTGAAACCTTATTCATCAAAAGAAACGACCCGGGATCAAACCAGGTAAAACAGTCTCTTGAAGACAGTTGCAGGCGGCTCCTCTTTCCCTCTATAGAGACGGAGGTCCGTGTTATCACAAAAGACCGGGCAGATGAAGATGCAATCCGGGTCTTTGCGGAAAACCTTCGACAGCTTCTTCTTGCTCCACCGCTGGGAAGGAAGAATGTCCTTGCTATAGACCCAGGCTTCCGAACAGGCTGCAAAGTGGTATGCCTCGATAGCCAGGGAAAGCTGCTTCAAACCAATACGATCTTCCCTCATCAATCAGAGAAAGAGGCTACCAGGGCAGGTGAGACGGTGATTGAACTCTGCAGAAATTTTAGTGTAGAAGCAATTGCCATAGGAAATGGAACAGCAGGAAGAGAAACAGAGACCTTCTTGAAAAGGCTCAAACTGCCAGGGGAAATTCCTGTGATAATAGTAAACGAGAGCGGCGCCTCCGTCTATTCTGCATCTGAAACAGCACGGGAGGAATTTCCCGATTATGATATCACGGTGAGAGGCGCTGCTTCAATCGGCAGACGACTCATGGACCCACTTGCGGAACTGGTGAAGATCGATCCCAAGTCAATCGGGGTCGGACAATATCAGCATGACGTAGATCAGCGCGCCCTGAAAAGAGGTCTCGATGACGTGGTCACAAGTTGCGTGAATGCTGTGGGGGTTGAGGTTAACACATCAAGCAAACAGCTTCTTACGTACGTCTCCGGCTTGGGGCCGGGACTTGCAAAGGCCATTGTGGGATACCGGGATGAACATGGACCCTTTGGATCAAGAAAAGAGTTGAAAAAGGTGCCGCGCCTGGGCCCAAAAGCATTTGAGCAGGCCGCAGGATTCTTAAGAATAAACGGGGCAAAAAACCCCTTGGACGAAAGTGCTGTCCATCCGGAAAGCTACCCGATTGTCGAAGCAATGGCACAGGACATAAAAAGTTCTGTCAAGGACCTGATACGGAACGAAACGCTGAGAAAACAGATAGATGTAAATCGATATCTTACCGATACAGTGGGGCTCCCCACACTCAACGACATTCTGAATGAGCTTGCCAAACCCGGACGGGACCCGCGTGATCAGTTTGAGGCATTTGCCTTTACAGAGGGAATTGAAAAGATTGAAGATGTTAAACCGGGCATGAGGCTCCCCGGGATTGTTACCAACATCACTGCCTTCGGCGCCTTTGTAGATATAGGCGTGCATCAGGAAGGTCTGGTACATATCAGCCAGCTTTCAAATCGCTTTGTTAAAAACCCTAACGAGGCAGTAAAGGTCCACCAGCAGGTGATAGTCACAGTTCTTGATGTGGATATCGGACGAAAACGTATTTCTCTCTCTATGAAAGATAATCCCTTGCAGACCCCACAAAAACATAAAAGATAA
- a CDS encoding acetyl-CoA carboxylase biotin carboxyl carrier protein subunit — MKCSENDNRSVCFGLQKELTTKFKEAKMATEVTVPMVGKIVNVIVNVGDKVAEDDQIATLEAMKMEMPIVAPVGGVIKEIMVSAGQDVEADAILAIIE, encoded by the coding sequence ATCAAATGTTCAGAAAATGATAATCGCTCAGTTTGCTTTGGGTTACAGAAAGAGTTAACAACAAAATTTAAGGAGGCTAAAATGGCTACAGAAGTAACTGTTCCAATGGTTGGAAAAATCGTAAATGTTATTGTAAATGTTGGAGATAAGGTTGCCGAAGATGACCAGATTGCAACTCTTGAAGCAATGAAGATGGAAATGCCTATCGTAGCGCCGGTAGGAGGCGTTATAAAAGAAATAATGGTATCCGCAGGCCAAGACGTAGAAGCAGACGCCATTCTTGCCATTATTGAGTAA
- a CDS encoding acyl-CoA dehydrogenase family protein gives MEFKFSDELESMRKMAYDFAVKNIKPTMEEDEKEHKYRPEMLKKMGDQGMFACIAPEQYGGLGLEEGHMAATLMAMEFARVSPSWGLPFNLQMNGPQNALIKFASDELKEQYLPGLIAGTNGSCFAITEPNSGSDVASMKTTAKEVDDGFILNGTKTWISGVPYCGSGIVYAMTDTAAKHKGMSAFFVDFNTPGVTQRAITTKLGLHCAPTGEIFFEEAKIPKSALVGKLGQGFNICMTMLNFTRLSSAARAVGVSQACIDEACKYSNEREQFGQAIGQFQMIQEQIGRMSVEHDAAKLLVYRAAWQKDQGMNNTLETSMAKYYAAESANFCASEAVKIFGSYGFSSEYPVERYLRDAKSYQIVEGTSNVQKMIIAQFALGYRKS, from the coding sequence ATGGAATTTAAGTTTTCTGATGAGCTCGAATCAATGCGTAAAATGGCTTATGATTTCGCTGTAAAAAATATTAAACCTACTATGGAAGAAGATGAAAAGGAGCATAAATATCGTCCTGAAATGCTGAAAAAAATGGGCGACCAGGGCATGTTTGCCTGTATTGCCCCTGAACAGTACGGCGGACTCGGACTTGAGGAAGGCCATATGGCAGCAACCCTCATGGCAATGGAATTTGCAAGAGTAAGTCCTTCTTGGGGACTTCCCTTCAACCTTCAGATGAATGGTCCTCAGAATGCACTAATAAAATTTGCAAGCGATGAATTAAAAGAGCAGTACTTGCCGGGACTGATTGCAGGGACAAACGGTAGCTGCTTTGCTATTACAGAGCCGAACTCCGGATCTGACGTGGCCAGCATGAAAACAACTGCAAAAGAAGTTGATGATGGTTTTATTCTCAATGGTACAAAAACATGGATATCCGGAGTACCCTATTGTGGTTCCGGTATTGTCTATGCTATGACCGACACAGCAGCAAAACACAAAGGTATGTCCGCATTCTTTGTTGATTTCAATACCCCCGGCGTCACCCAGAGGGCTATTACAACAAAACTCGGCCTTCACTGTGCACCTACCGGTGAGATTTTCTTTGAAGAAGCAAAGATACCGAAAAGCGCCCTTGTAGGAAAACTTGGTCAGGGATTTAATATTTGTATGACCATGCTTAACTTCACACGTTTAAGTTCAGCAGCCAGGGCAGTCGGCGTATCACAGGCATGTATCGATGAAGCCTGCAAATACTCCAATGAGAGAGAGCAGTTTGGTCAGGCGATAGGCCAGTTCCAGATGATTCAGGAGCAGATTGGCAGGATGTCTGTCGAACACGACGCTGCAAAATTGCTTGTCTACAGAGCAGCATGGCAGAAGGACCAGGGAATGAACAACACCCTTGAAACCTCCATGGCAAAATATTATGCTGCTGAGTCTGCAAATTTCTGCGCCTCAGAAGCAGTAAAAATATTCGGTTCCTACGGTTTCTCTTCAGAATATCCTGTCGAGAGATACTTAAGAGATGCAAAGTCTTATCAGATAGTTGAAGGCACATCAAATGTTCAGAAAATGATAATCGCTCAGTTTGCTTTGGGTTACAGAAAGAGTTAA
- a CDS encoding metallophosphoesterase yields MDTPSSNSPSPTIVLDDFPKPEPLFPEQRFINRRQIWANNRFRMEMDNLKTRRYGNRGRHHWYQLLIMMKTLGFVLRLVNLYQKGVRNAENIILREMPLYFTNLPQAFEGFTILHLSDLHLDGTNGIEDRIINVLENRTVDLCVLTGDYRTKLHGLHKHIIKSLEYLVGHINSKHGFIGILGNHDGCHMLNPMEQIGITMLVNSACFIHQGNDKIRIIGTDDVHYYYTDQALHALEHADNEFSIALVHSPELYDVAAEMGVCLYLCGHTHAGQVCLPGGKPLITHLNRGRRYYRGHWKYLDMQGITHAGVGTSGIPVRFNTQGEALIYHLHRQQA; encoded by the coding sequence ATGGATACCCCATCATCAAATTCACCTTCCCCTACAATAGTCTTGGACGATTTTCCAAAACCTGAACCCCTATTTCCCGAACAAAGGTTTATTAACCGGAGACAAATATGGGCCAACAATCGTTTTCGAATGGAAATGGATAATTTGAAAACCAGACGGTATGGAAACAGGGGACGCCATCACTGGTATCAGTTACTCATTATGATGAAAACCCTCGGATTCGTATTGCGTCTTGTAAACCTGTATCAAAAAGGGGTACGTAATGCGGAAAATATTATACTAAGGGAGATGCCCCTGTACTTCACAAATTTACCGCAAGCATTTGAAGGATTCACGATTCTTCATCTCTCTGACCTTCATTTGGATGGAACAAACGGTATAGAAGATCGAATTATTAATGTTCTGGAAAATAGAACCGTAGATTTATGCGTATTGACAGGAGATTACCGAACAAAATTACATGGACTCCACAAACATATTATCAAAAGCCTCGAATATCTGGTCGGACACATCAATAGCAAACATGGATTCATTGGGATTCTCGGTAATCATGACGGGTGCCATATGCTCAATCCTATGGAACAAATCGGCATTACCATGCTGGTCAATTCAGCCTGTTTTATTCATCAGGGTAATGATAAAATCAGAATAATCGGCACCGACGATGTTCACTATTATTACACTGATCAGGCATTACATGCGCTGGAACACGCAGATAACGAGTTTTCCATCGCCCTGGTCCATTCCCCTGAACTCTATGATGTTGCTGCTGAAATGGGTGTATGTTTATACCTGTGCGGTCATACCCATGCCGGTCAGGTATGTTTACCTGGCGGGAAGCCGCTTATTACCCACCTGAACCGAGGTCGGAGGTATTACCGAGGACATTGGAAATACCTTGATATGCAGGGTATAACTCATGCCGGGGTTGGAACTTCAGGTATTCCGGTCCGATTCAATACCCAAGGTGAAGCGCTGATTTATCATTTACATAGACAGCAAGCATAA
- a CDS encoding MBL fold metallo-hydrolase → MIFNKTGLVKDNLYVTGFPWSPVYLLVSEHPVIFEAGFCCMGRHYEKDIIEILHERKPEMLFITHVHYDHCGAASYLKKVFEGLKIGASGRASEIIQRPNAQALMVNLSENVIKLIENMDDVNNDILVRDQFEPFHVDTLLEDGQIIDFKNGLSVHVFASPGHTRDMLSYYIPEKKFLIATETAGCMSHTGAIVTEFLVDYDAYITSLRRLAELEVDVLCQGHHFVFTGSDVKKHFEKSIISAEKFRETVEDFLRLEDGSVERVVSLIKAQEYDLNPGPKQPEGAYMLNLRKRVAHLAERLEAKRHGDNLS, encoded by the coding sequence TTGATTTTTAATAAAACGGGTTTGGTTAAGGATAATTTATATGTTACAGGTTTTCCCTGGTCACCGGTTTACCTCTTAGTTTCTGAACACCCGGTTATTTTTGAAGCCGGTTTTTGCTGTATGGGTAGGCACTATGAAAAAGATATAATAGAAATATTGCACGAAAGAAAACCAGAAATGCTTTTTATAACACATGTTCATTATGATCATTGCGGAGCAGCATCGTATCTGAAAAAGGTATTTGAGGGCTTGAAAATAGGTGCTTCCGGAAGAGCCTCAGAGATAATTCAAAGACCTAATGCACAGGCATTAATGGTTAACTTAAGCGAAAATGTAATTAAATTAATTGAAAATATGGATGATGTAAATAATGATATACTTGTTAGAGATCAATTTGAGCCTTTTCATGTGGATACGTTGCTTGAAGACGGACAGATCATTGATTTTAAAAACGGTTTATCTGTCCATGTTTTTGCAAGTCCCGGGCATACAAGAGATATGTTAAGCTATTATATACCTGAGAAAAAATTTCTTATAGCAACAGAAACTGCCGGCTGTATGAGCCATACCGGCGCTATAGTTACCGAATTTCTGGTTGATTACGATGCTTACATCACATCTCTAAGGCGGCTTGCCGAGTTGGAAGTAGATGTATTATGTCAGGGACACCATTTTGTTTTTACCGGCAGCGATGTAAAGAAACATTTTGAAAAGTCTATTATTTCAGCAGAAAAATTCAGAGAGACTGTGGAAGATTTTCTACGATTGGAAGATGGTTCAGTTGAACGGGTAGTCTCCTTGATTAAAGCTCAGGAGTATGACCTGAATCCCGGACCCAAGCAACCGGAGGGGGCATATATGCTTAATCTCAGGAAAAGGGTGGCCCATTTGGCTGAACGGCTTGAGGCAAAAAGACACGGCGACAATTTATCGTGA
- a CDS encoding acyl-CoA dehydratase activase → MLVAGIDIGSITTEALLFDKDKGILYYEIAQTGADSKKSAENALEKVLAYQSKQSSDISYVVATGCGRKRAMFAQQSITEITCIAKGVNYLFPDARTIIDIGGQDTKVIRIDQKGRVVEFEMNDKCAAGTGRFVEVMAKALDVDLNKIGDISLQHKKELAISSICTVFAESEVISLVSEGEEIEDILYGIHRAIADRTIGLINRLGGAKEEVIMTGGVAKNIGVVKALENALGTSLRIHSEPQIVGALGAAILASEKV, encoded by the coding sequence ATGTTAGTTGCTGGAATTGATATAGGCTCTATCACAACAGAAGCACTCCTTTTTGATAAGGACAAAGGTATTCTTTACTATGAGATAGCACAGACTGGTGCTGATTCTAAAAAGTCTGCAGAAAATGCCCTTGAGAAAGTGCTTGCCTATCAGTCGAAACAGTCTTCTGACATATCATATGTTGTTGCTACGGGCTGCGGTAGAAAAAGGGCCATGTTTGCACAACAGTCTATCACAGAGATAACTTGTATTGCAAAAGGCGTAAATTACCTTTTCCCGGACGCAAGGACAATCATAGACATTGGCGGGCAGGATACAAAGGTGATAAGGATTGACCAAAAGGGACGTGTTGTAGAATTCGAGATGAATGATAAATGTGCGGCAGGTACAGGCAGGTTCGTCGAGGTAATGGCAAAGGCATTAGATGTTGATCTTAATAAAATAGGTGATATATCACTGCAACACAAAAAGGAATTGGCAATCAGCAGTATATGCACTGTTTTCGCAGAATCAGAGGTTATTTCTCTTGTAAGTGAAGGGGAAGAAATAGAAGACATATTGTACGGGATTCACAGGGCAATAGCCGACAGGACAATAGGCTTGATCAACAGATTGGGCGGTGCTAAAGAAGAGGTAATAATGACAGGAGGTGTTGCAAAAAACATCGGCGTTGTTAAGGCTCTTGAAAATGCTTTAGGCACAAGTTTGAGAATTCATTCAGAGCCTCAAATAGTCGGCGCTCTTGGTGCTGCCATACTGGCATCTGAAAAAGTATAG
- a CDS encoding 4-hydroxybutyrate--acetyl-CoA CoA transferase → MYSSLYKKKLTTPEKAVRLIKDEDMLVHGLTMAEPPALLRATASRIRAGDLKRIRIFSVLPLAHACTTLLVPDLVDCVEAYSGFVSAGARGMVRTGLSYYIPNHLHQIPRLLKEFIGVDVCVTMVSPMDKAGYFSFGTANDFTSTAARAARALIVEVNRHMPRVFGDSLLHISEVDAVIENDEPIPDFPRAEARPEDEIIGRMIAEIVPEGAALQLGIGSLPNAVARHLEHHSKLGIHTEVFGPGMVFLIKKGVITGEKKTLHPRKHVYTVAQGDQGMLEFMNDNPAMVSYPCSYTNHPSVIAQNDRMISINSVLQVDLLGQCNAEFLSGYQYSGTGGQLDFVRGAFDSKEGKSILAFYSTASNGEISRVVDRFDSGAMVTTPRMDTHYLVTEFGVANLKGKSTRDRALAIIGLAHPKYREQLLRRAEDMYLL, encoded by the coding sequence ATGTACAGCAGCTTATATAAGAAAAAGCTTACTACCCCTGAAAAAGCTGTAAGGCTAATAAAAGACGAGGATATGCTTGTTCACGGGCTTACTATGGCTGAACCGCCTGCCCTGCTTAGAGCAACGGCTTCCCGCATAAGGGCGGGAGACCTCAAGCGGATCAGGATATTTTCCGTACTGCCCTTAGCTCATGCCTGTACGACGCTTCTTGTGCCTGATCTTGTTGACTGTGTCGAGGCATACAGCGGTTTTGTGAGCGCAGGCGCAAGGGGAATGGTAAGGACCGGACTCAGCTATTATATACCGAATCATCTCCATCAGATTCCAAGGCTTTTAAAAGAGTTTATAGGGGTTGATGTATGTGTGACCATGGTGTCGCCCATGGATAAGGCAGGGTATTTTTCATTTGGAACAGCCAACGATTTTACGTCTACGGCTGCAAGGGCAGCAAGGGCATTGATTGTTGAGGTAAATCGCCATATGCCGAGAGTCTTTGGGGATTCCCTTCTGCACATTTCTGAAGTGGATGCAGTCATAGAAAACGACGAGCCCATCCCTGATTTTCCACGTGCTGAAGCAAGGCCTGAAGACGAGATCATTGGTCGGATGATAGCAGAAATAGTTCCTGAAGGTGCTGCCCTGCAGTTAGGCATAGGCAGCCTGCCAAACGCTGTGGCAAGGCACCTCGAACATCACAGTAAACTCGGTATCCATACCGAGGTCTTTGGCCCCGGCATGGTTTTTCTTATTAAGAAAGGAGTTATCACCGGTGAAAAGAAAACCTTACATCCCAGGAAGCATGTCTATACTGTGGCGCAGGGTGACCAGGGGATGCTCGAGTTTATGAACGATAATCCCGCAATGGTCAGCTATCCCTGTTCTTATACCAACCATCCCTCAGTGATAGCGCAAAATGACCGTATGATTTCAATTAACTCTGTTCTTCAGGTTGATCTTTTGGGACAGTGCAACGCAGAATTTTTATCCGGCTATCAATATAGTGGTACAGGCGGGCAACTGGATTTTGTAAGGGGCGCCTTTGATTCGAAGGAAGGAAAATCAATTCTTGCTTTTTACTCTACCGCAAGCAATGGTGAAATATCACGGGTTGTCGACCGTTTCGATTCAGGTGCTATGGTTACTACCCCTCGTATGGATACCCATTATCTGGTAACGGAATTCGGTGTTGCCAATCTAAAAGGTAAATCCACAAGGGATAGGGCACTGGCAATCATCGGTTTGGCGCATCCTAAATACCGTGAACAACTCCTGCGCCGTGCAGAGGATATGTATCTTTTGTGA
- a CDS encoding PAS domain S-box protein has product MDPLLWSQSLSSTLFEIVKTGIILTDNQGRIRFTNNLAVELLGYPKDSLNGQLIDILFLPDDTQFYLPNIIKLIREGKNFEGEALLRRNDNGTFFVNLSTALYREDSPGYEFMVFTFQDITHLKSMEKESLSSERFAGLGLMTDQISHQIRNPIVSIGGFALRLAKDQISHEEFAHYTEIIHNEAKRLEYIIDRLVEFSQVHQIHYSTITLSEIFDGIKHVFKLEIEENPLKISFPDPNTLSVKPLFGDLLLIVRAVQCIVQNGLETISNNGRLTITGSVTGDQSLIRVKDNGDGILPENLPFIFDPFFTTKFNCLGLGLTLAKRIIQEHKGRLEVDILPDNGTEVRIILPQERRRAVRTRLLQ; this is encoded by the coding sequence ATGGACCCCTTGTTGTGGTCACAAAGTCTGAGCAGTACACTGTTTGAGATTGTCAAGACGGGGATTATCCTGACCGACAATCAGGGACGTATTCGCTTTACCAATAATTTGGCAGTAGAACTACTCGGCTATCCGAAAGATTCTTTGAATGGTCAGTTGATAGATATATTATTTCTTCCTGACGATACCCAGTTTTACCTCCCGAATATTATAAAATTGATCCGGGAAGGCAAAAACTTTGAAGGAGAGGCTCTTCTACGCAGGAATGACAATGGCACCTTTTTTGTTAACCTTTCTACAGCATTATATAGAGAAGATTCCCCGGGATATGAGTTCATGGTCTTTACCTTTCAGGATATTACCCATCTAAAAAGTATGGAAAAAGAATCCCTCAGCTCTGAAAGATTTGCCGGACTCGGATTGATGACCGATCAAATTTCACATCAGATTAGAAACCCCATAGTTTCTATTGGAGGGTTTGCCTTACGTTTGGCCAAAGATCAGATATCTCATGAGGAATTTGCCCATTATACTGAAATCATTCACAATGAAGCAAAACGCCTTGAATATATAATCGACCGATTGGTGGAATTTTCTCAGGTACATCAAATCCATTATTCTACCATTACACTCTCCGAAATCTTTGATGGAATCAAACATGTTTTTAAACTTGAAATTGAAGAAAATCCGTTGAAAATCAGTTTTCCTGACCCGAATACTTTATCTGTAAAACCTCTGTTCGGTGATCTCCTTCTTATAGTCCGGGCTGTTCAGTGCATAGTGCAGAACGGTCTGGAGACCATCTCTAACAACGGCAGGCTGACAATAACCGGTAGTGTTACCGGGGATCAGTCGTTGATAAGAGTTAAAGATAACGGAGATGGAATCCTGCCTGAAAATCTTCCCTTCATCTTTGATCCTTTTTTTACTACAAAATTTAACTGCCTGGGTCTGGGACTTACCCTGGCCAAAAGAATCATTCAGGAGCATAAAGGCCGTCTTGAGGTTGACATTTTGCCGGATAATGGAACTGAAGTTCGCATCATATTGCCACAAGAGCGCAGAAGGGCTGTAAGAACAAGGCTTCTCCAATAA
- a CDS encoding YajD family HNH nuclease codes for MMRNKGYTIRKKSGFKKVENSKTADEILNEIKQSITPRNDYREQSLRIHGLICAKCAREFGDKDRHLLTVHHRDGNSRNNPPDGSNWENLCVYCHDDEHSRGLLADYLSENK; via the coding sequence ATGATGAGAAATAAGGGATACACAATCAGGAAAAAATCAGGGTTCAAAAAAGTAGAGAACAGCAAGACTGCTGACGAGATTCTGAATGAAATAAAACAAAGCATTACCCCGCGAAACGACTATAGAGAACAGTCACTGAGAATTCATGGTCTTATCTGCGCAAAGTGCGCAAGAGAGTTTGGCGATAAAGACAGACATCTCCTGACCGTACATCATAGGGATGGCAATTCCAGGAATAACCCTCCGGACGGCTCAAACTGGGAAAATCTCTGTGTTTATTGCCATGACGATGAACACAGCAGGGGTCTACTCGCTGATTATCTCAGTGAGAATAAATAG
- a CDS encoding 3-hydroxyacyl-CoA dehydrogenase family protein, which produces MEIKTIGVLGAGVMGNGIAQVAAQAGYNVILRDIEDRFVEGGIKNIDKFLSKSVEKGKMTADAKNELMGRIKGTTKMEDLKDVDFVVEVIIEVMDVKKKVFAELDELTRKDVILSTNTSSMSITEIATATKRQDKIVGMHFFNPVPLMKLVEIVRGHRTSDETYAITADLTKKLGKEGVEVKVDVPAFLVNRLMIPHFIEAMKLYEQGVASKEDIDKAAKLGLNYPMGPFELMDLTGLDINLNVNEYLRKELPAELKWQSSLELKNLVKVGRLGRKTGAGWYDYNK; this is translated from the coding sequence ATGGAAATCAAAACTATTGGAGTATTGGGCGCAGGCGTTATGGGAAACGGCATTGCCCAGGTAGCCGCTCAGGCAGGCTATAATGTTATTTTGAGAGATATTGAAGACAGGTTTGTCGAAGGTGGCATCAAGAATATTGATAAGTTTCTCTCAAAGAGCGTTGAAAAAGGTAAAATGACTGCAGACGCTAAGAATGAGCTCATGGGAAGAATCAAAGGTACAACCAAGATGGAAGACCTCAAAGACGTGGACTTTGTTGTTGAGGTTATTATCGAAGTAATGGATGTAAAGAAAAAGGTATTTGCAGAGCTGGATGAACTTACCAGAAAGGATGTAATACTTTCCACAAACACATCATCAATGTCAATTACCGAGATTGCAACGGCAACGAAGAGACAGGATAAGATTGTGGGTATGCACTTTTTTAACCCGGTGCCACTTATGAAGCTGGTAGAAATCGTAAGAGGACATAGGACCAGCGATGAAACATATGCAATAACTGCTGATTTGACAAAGAAGCTTGGCAAAGAGGGTGTTGAGGTAAAAGTTGATGTGCCGGCTTTTCTTGTTAACAGACTTATGATACCGCACTTTATTGAGGCAATGAAGCTTTACGAACAGGGTGTAGCATCGAAGGAAGATATAGATAAAGCAGCAAAGCTTGGTCTTAATTACCCTATGGGGCCCTTTGAACTGATGGATCTTACAGGTCTTGATATCAACCTGAATGTGAATGAGTATCTGAGAAAAGAGTTGCCTGCTGAGTTGAAATGGCAGTCTTCTCTGGAGTTGAAGAACTTAGTAAAGGTCGGCAGACTGGGAAGGAAGACCGGCGCAGGATGGTACGATTACAACAAGTAG